CGCTGCGCCGGCCGAAGCGACGACGCTCGCCGACGGTTCGATCGACATGCTCACGGCGGCGCAGGCGTTTCACTGGTTCGACCGCGCGCGAACCCGCCCGGAATTCGTGCGCATCCTGCGCCCGCGAGGTCTACTGGTCATTCTGTGGAACACCCGCCTCGTCGATACGACGCCTCTCTTGCGAGGCTACGAAGCGCTGTCGATTGAGTTCGCGACCGACTACCAAACGATCGACCATCGCAACGTCGACGACAAGATCATCGCCGCGTTCTATGCCCCGAGCCGTTGCGAGAAACGAACGGTTCCCAATCACCAAGTCTTCGACTACGCCGGCCTGCAAGGGAGGCTGTTGTCGTCGTCGTATGCTCCCCCCTTGGGTCATCCGCGCCACGAGCCGATGCTCGCCGCGCTGCGCAACCTCTTCGAAGAGCACGCCGTGCCCGACGCCGCGGGCCGGCGAACCGTCCGCTTCGACTACGACACGGAAATCTTTTTCGGCCCGTTGGCGTAAGCATTGTGAATGGAGCGAATAACGCGATAGGCTTTTCTAAAGCTGTCGGCGCGAACGCTTCGCTCACTCGTTTTCCGGGTCGGTATCGTCGTCGTCAGCGTCGTCTTCCAAATCATCTTCTTCGTCGCTCGGCGCATATAAATCAAAATGCCGCAGCGCCACGACCGCCGGCGCATACGTGCGCGAGGTCCACTCTTCGGCTTGCGGCAGCAGGTTCAGATCGAACCGTTCGTCAGCCTCGACGACGAGCACGCTTCGGGGGGGCATCGCGGCGAGGAATTCATCGAGCAATTGCAGCATCTCGGCTTGGCGCTCGACGAAGAAGTCGTACGGCGGCGAAACGAACACCAGCCACGGCAACGGCTCGGCATTTGCGCCGCTCGCGGCTGCGGCGGCTTTCACCGCGGGGATCTTCGCGCCGAACGGAGTCTTTTCGCGGCGCATGCGCTTCCATTGCAGAAACGAATCGCAGCCGACCACTTCGGACCGGTCTTCGAGGCCGAGCGCTTTTAGATTTCCCTTGATGACGTCGGCCGTCGGGAAGTGCTTCTCGAAGAAGACGGCCCCAACCGCGCCTCGGCTCAACGCTTCGATCCCTAGCGCGCCGGTTCCGGCAAATAGGTCGATCACCAACGAGCCGACGACCGGCGGCCCCACCAAGTTAAAGAGCGCCTCGCGAACCCGATCTTTCATCGGCCGCGTACGAACGTCGCCGCTATAGGTGATCCGGCGGTGTTTGAGCGTGCCGCCGATGACGCGCATCCCGGCGATCCCGGGCTCTTCGTCCTTATCTCGGCGATCGGCCCCATGCTTCTGCGGGCTCTTGCCTTGCGGGCCCCCCTTCTTCGACGCAGGTTCGCCCTCCAAGGGGTTGCCGTCGAGATCGACGTCTACGCCGTCGTCGTCCATGTCGAAGTCGGCGTCGCGCGGTTTCTTTTTCACGAGCAATCGTTCTCGTTTGCCATAATGGAGATTTTTCCCTATCCTGCTGGCTGTTTGAAGTTTGCCACAGCCACGATCCGCTTAGCGCGGCTATCGCGCGAAGGCGTTTATCGTACAACGAGCGGAATCTTCGGGGAAGGAACCTAGCATGATGTTTCGTTACGCCGGCGTCGTAGTTTTAGGCGGTTTTATCGGGCTTTTAGCGACGAGCGCGAGCCTCGGCCAAGCGCCCGCGAGCCTCAACCCGGCCGACGGTTCGACTCCCTCTACAGCAACGCCCGTCGCAGCAACGACCCTCCCACCCACGGCCACTCCGCCGGCTCCCCTCACGAGCGGCTCGCCCGAGTTCGATGCTTTGATCAAGCGTTGGGACGACCTGCGCGACCAGCTGGTGCAAGCCCAGGTCGACTACAAGGCGGCCAAGGTCGCCGACCGGCCGGCGCTGGTCGAGAAGTTCAACAAGCTCAAGGCCGACGGCGACGCGCTCCGCCCGGAATTGATGAAAGCGGCCGAAGCAGGCCTGAAGGCCAATCCGAAGGGAACCGCCTTTTCGACCTTCCTCGCTTCCTATGCCAACGGGCTCTACAACACCGACGACTACGACGGTTCGCTTCGCCTCGCCGAGTTGCTCATCGCCGCCGACTTCCCGAACAAGCGGATCTACAACCTCGCCGGCATGTCGG
This sequence is a window from Planctomycetia bacterium. Protein-coding genes within it:
- a CDS encoding methyltransferase domain-containing protein; translated protein: MPTESNQPATDSKARFSNRVDDYIRYRPGYPPEVLEILRREAGLTSDFTIADIGSGTGISTEMFLRNGNTVFGVEPNEAMRSAAERLLSGYPKFRSVAAPAEATTLADGSIDMLTAAQAFHWFDRARTRPEFVRILRPRGLLVILWNTRLVDTTPLLRGYEALSIEFATDYQTIDHRNVDDKIIAAFYAPSRCEKRTVPNHQVFDYAGLQGRLLSSSYAPPLGHPRHEPMLAALRNLFEEHAVPDAAGRRTVRFDYDTEIFFGPLA
- a CDS encoding RsmD family RNA methyltransferase is translated as MRVIGGTLKHRRITYSGDVRTRPMKDRVREALFNLVGPPVVGSLVIDLFAGTGALGIEALSRGAVGAVFFEKHFPTADVIKGNLKALGLEDRSEVVGCDSFLQWKRMRREKTPFGAKIPAVKAAAAASGANAEPLPWLVFVSPPYDFFVERQAEMLQLLDEFLAAMPPRSVLVVEADERFDLNLLPQAEEWTSRTYAPAVVALRHFDLYAPSDEEDDLEDDADDDDTDPENE